The genomic region CGAACACGCTGCCCGGGACTGTGACCACGCCCTGCTCGTATAACAGCCGCTCCGAGAACTCCTCGGACGAGAGGCCCGTGAATTTGATAGAGGGAAAAGAGTAAAACGCTCCCCTGGGCTCAAAGCAATGCATGCCCATGGCGTTGAACCCCCTGACGATGACGCGCCGCCGCCTATCGTACTCCTTCACCATCTCCAGCATGTCTTTCTGGCCGTTCTTCAGCGCCTCTATGGCGCCAACCTGGGCGGTGATGGGCGCGCAGAGCATTGTATACTGGTGGATCTTCATCATGGCCTCTATAACATCGGAGTTGCCGCAGGCGTACCCCAGCCTCCAGCCGGTCATCGCGAACGCCTTGCTGAAGCCGTTGAGCAGAATGGTGCTATCGCGCATGCCGTTCAGGGACGCTATGGAGACGTGCCTCCCATCATAGGTCAATTTCTCATAAACCTCGTCCGATAGTATCATAAGGCCGTGTTCCACCGCAACGTCGGCGACCTCCTCGAGGTCCTTTCTCGTCATTATGGCGCCTGTCGGGTTGTTGGGGTAATTCATTATGATCGCTATGGTCCGCGGGGTAATCTTAGCCTCGATGTCCTCCCTTCTGACCTTGAACTCGTTCTCCTCC from Methanocella conradii HZ254 harbors:
- a CDS encoding aminotransferase class I/II-fold pyridoxal phosphate-dependent enzyme, encoding MKIAKKVIDLPPSGIRKYFDIASTIKDVISLGVGEPDFITPWRVREASIYGLEKGRTTYTSNWGLLELRELISKYTYEGMGVDYDPNDEVLVTTGVSEGIDLAVRAITDPGDEILVVEPSYVSYKPCIIMAGGVPVPVATTEENEFKVRREDIEAKITPRTIAIIMNYPNNPTGAIMTRKDLEEVADVAVEHGLMILSDEVYEKLTYDGRHVSIASLNGMRDSTILLNGFSKAFAMTGWRLGYACGNSDVIEAMMKIHQYTMLCAPITAQVGAIEALKNGQKDMLEMVKEYDRRRRVIVRGFNAMGMHCFEPRGAFYSFPSIKFTGLSSEEFSERLLYEQGVVTVPGSVFGEPGIGHLRCSYCASMEDIKEALSRIGRFLDGLKKEEKAPRIRGRARRR